A portion of the Granulosicoccus antarcticus IMCC3135 genome contains these proteins:
- a CDS encoding xanthine dehydrogenase family protein molybdopterin-binding subunit, which produces MQKLLERTSDKPNMGRRGFLISMAATGAAFGFPLQSNAAMTPQVADGVPIEAVGETFEPSMWYWIDTEGQVNVNIIRAEMGQHVGTAIARILADELEVSWDDVHITHVDTDEKWGLMVTGGSWSVWQSWSIYRQAGAAGRTAMLEAAAKQWGIDVSECSASKGQVTGGGKTISYAELVASGLSRSFTEDELKALPLKPHSEMTLVGKDVKALDIETKTNGQAIYGLDAKVDGMVYGVPLLPPTRLGSKVVSVDDSAAKGMKGYVKTLTLEDPSGTVPGWVVVIGESLMAAKWASKEIKVEWDAGETASVSESQIQELSRTLIADTSKGAILDTGDTDTDTPFNVASDMIEAEYTTSTVLHFQLEPVNATVFKNEQGIWEIHSGNQWQSLIMPTLSAALEVAPDQIIMRTYMLGGGFGRRLNGDYTIPAALASKALDGKPIKLVFFREDDAQFDSPRSPSVQKLRMAFDDKQQVTGMEHHAAAGWPTAVMAPSFMPKGTNDEPYDPFAIDGADHWYSVGAHRVRAISNDLANQTFRPGFLRSVGPGWTNFAVESFMDEAAHKIGADPLEFRLQHLLAEGDNAGSAPNAVGGASRQANVLARVAELSGYGRTDLGEDTAIGIATTFGQARTMPTWTAGAVQVHVDRETGNVEVQKMWLVFDCGTVVDPDGARAQCEGAALWGLSMALYEGTEIESGNVRDRNLNTYTPLRMIDTPEMEIEFIDSEEVPVGLGEPGTTVIAPAIANAIHNAVGARLRHLPISPAAVLEAI; this is translated from the coding sequence ATGCAAAAGCTTCTTGAACGTACGAGCGACAAGCCGAACATGGGACGACGCGGCTTTCTGATCTCAATGGCCGCAACCGGTGCCGCCTTTGGTTTCCCATTGCAGTCCAATGCAGCCATGACCCCTCAGGTCGCTGATGGCGTGCCCATCGAGGCGGTAGGTGAAACCTTCGAGCCCTCCATGTGGTACTGGATCGACACCGAAGGTCAGGTCAACGTCAATATTATCCGCGCAGAGATGGGCCAGCACGTCGGCACCGCCATTGCACGGATTCTGGCAGACGAGCTGGAGGTCTCCTGGGATGATGTTCACATCACCCACGTGGATACAGATGAAAAATGGGGCCTGATGGTCACAGGTGGCAGCTGGTCGGTATGGCAAAGCTGGTCCATCTATCGCCAGGCGGGCGCAGCGGGCAGAACCGCAATGCTCGAGGCGGCTGCCAAACAGTGGGGCATTGATGTCTCAGAGTGCTCAGCCAGCAAGGGCCAGGTCACAGGTGGCGGCAAAACCATCAGCTATGCTGAACTGGTTGCAAGCGGTTTGTCCCGTTCATTCACTGAAGATGAACTCAAGGCCCTGCCCCTCAAGCCTCACTCCGAGATGACGCTGGTAGGCAAGGATGTCAAAGCTCTGGATATAGAGACCAAAACTAACGGTCAGGCTATCTATGGACTTGACGCCAAAGTGGACGGCATGGTTTACGGCGTACCGTTACTGCCACCCACACGCCTGGGCTCCAAGGTCGTCTCCGTCGATGACAGCGCGGCCAAGGGCATGAAGGGCTATGTAAAGACACTGACTCTGGAGGACCCCTCCGGTACTGTACCTGGATGGGTCGTTGTCATCGGGGAATCCCTGATGGCCGCCAAATGGGCATCAAAGGAAATCAAGGTCGAATGGGATGCGGGCGAGACAGCCTCGGTCTCCGAGTCGCAGATCCAGGAACTTTCGCGCACACTGATTGCTGATACCAGCAAGGGTGCCATCCTGGACACGGGCGACACCGATACAGACACCCCCTTCAACGTTGCCAGCGATATGATTGAGGCGGAATACACCACCTCGACCGTCCTGCATTTCCAACTGGAGCCTGTGAACGCAACGGTCTTCAAAAATGAGCAAGGCATCTGGGAAATCCATTCCGGTAACCAGTGGCAATCACTGATCATGCCGACCCTGTCAGCCGCTCTGGAGGTCGCTCCAGATCAGATCATCATGCGCACCTATATGCTCGGTGGTGGCTTTGGCCGACGCCTGAACGGTGACTACACCATTCCCGCAGCGTTAGCCTCCAAGGCGCTGGACGGCAAGCCGATCAAACTGGTGTTCTTTCGAGAAGACGATGCACAATTTGACAGCCCACGCTCACCCAGTGTCCAGAAGCTGCGTATGGCCTTCGATGACAAGCAGCAGGTAACCGGTATGGAACATCATGCGGCTGCCGGCTGGCCAACCGCGGTCATGGCTCCCTCATTCATGCCCAAAGGCACCAATGACGAGCCCTACGACCCTTTTGCCATTGATGGTGCAGATCACTGGTATTCAGTGGGCGCTCATCGGGTACGTGCCATCTCCAACGATCTGGCGAACCAGACATTCCGCCCAGGATTTTTGCGCTCGGTCGGACCCGGCTGGACCAACTTTGCCGTGGAAAGCTTCATGGACGAGGCCGCCCACAAGATCGGTGCAGACCCACTGGAATTCCGATTGCAGCATCTGCTTGCCGAAGGCGACAACGCAGGCTCTGCCCCCAATGCGGTAGGTGGTGCTTCACGACAAGCCAATGTGCTTGCTCGAGTGGCCGAACTCTCTGGCTACGGCCGTACGGATCTTGGCGAAGATACCGCCATCGGTATTGCAACCACCTTCGGGCAGGCCCGCACCATGCCTACCTGGACGGCAGGTGCCGTACAAGTGCACGTTGACAGAGAAACCGGCAATGTCGAAGTACAGAAAATGTGGCTGGTATTCGACTGTGGCACCGTGGTGGACCCGGATGGAGCTCGTGCGCAGTGTGAAGGCGCCGCGTTGTGGGGGCTCTCAATGGCTCTCTATGAAGGTACTGAGATCGAAAGTGGTAACGTGCGCGATCGGAACCTGAATACCTATACCCCATTGCGCATGATCGATACGCCAGAGATGGAAATCGAATTTATCGACAGTGAAGAAGTACCTGTGGGCCTGGGAGAGCCTGGCACCACGGTGATTGCACCTGCCATTGCCAATGCAATCCACAACGCTGTGGGTGCGCGTCTGCGTCATTTGCCGATATCGCCTGCGGCAGTGCTCGAAGCCATCTGA
- a CDS encoding trimeric intracellular cation channel family protein, with product MLPHSSFARVRHVIDTIPNKIDSFLFWLDFAGVAVFAISGALVASRKCLDPVGFALIATITAIGGGTLRDLLMSQTPFWMTQPHYVGLCVVIALAVYFLAPHIEYRYRVLLWADAIGLSLFSVLGARYALESGFGGTIAIVMGLLTGTFGGLIRDVMCQEIPLILRHEIYATAALSGALVYTLLAPMPLPYRMAEFGGIAACFAVRALGLSRGLSLPAYRPRIGRDYPTDEGTGPSDVS from the coding sequence ATGCTGCCACATTCCTCCTTTGCAAGAGTTCGACACGTCATCGATACCATCCCCAACAAAATAGACAGCTTCCTTTTCTGGCTTGATTTTGCCGGTGTGGCCGTATTTGCCATCAGTGGCGCATTGGTAGCCTCTCGCAAATGCCTTGATCCTGTGGGATTTGCACTGATTGCCACGATTACAGCCATTGGCGGTGGCACCTTGCGAGATCTGCTGATGAGCCAGACGCCGTTCTGGATGACTCAACCGCACTACGTCGGCCTCTGCGTTGTCATCGCGCTGGCAGTCTACTTTCTGGCACCCCATATCGAATATCGCTACCGGGTCCTGCTCTGGGCCGATGCAATCGGACTCAGCCTGTTCAGTGTACTGGGAGCGCGCTATGCACTGGAGTCAGGTTTTGGCGGCACCATCGCCATTGTCATGGGGTTACTGACAGGCACATTCGGAGGGCTGATACGCGATGTGATGTGCCAGGAGATACCCCTGATCCTGAGACACGAAATCTACGCCACTGCCGCTCTCAGCGGCGCCCTTGTCTACACTTTGCTGGCACCAATGCCACTGCCCTATCGCATGGCAGAGTTTGGCGGCATAGCAGCCTGCTTTGCCGTTCGAGCGCTGGGGTTGAGTCGTGGCCTGTCATTGCCAGCCTACCGTCCCCGTATCGGACGGGATTATCCGACCGATGAGGGGACTGGGCCTTCTGACGTTAGCTGA
- a CDS encoding malonate--CoA ligase: MSKTIFDMFEASCQACADKALFERPGQSSISYQEAMVQARQLASVLKDLGVKPGDRVAAQVDKSVEAILLYLACLQTGGVFLPLNTAYTGTEIDYFLNDAEPRLFVCTLASFDEHSKRATSSMAVESLGSDADGTLMALAAKAQPLTEVMARSSEDAAAILYTSGTTGRSKGAILTHGNLASNCESLIDAWRFESTDRLIHALPIFHTHGLFVACNMALATGATMIFLTRFDVDELIDLMGSSTVLMGVPTFYTRLLKSSRLTHEATQGMRLFTAGSAPLSAEEHATFQERTGHAILERYGMTETCMITSNPYDGERRPGAVGMPLPGVEVRIADRESGAALPQGEIGAIEVRGPNVFLGYWRMPEKTASEFRDDRFFITGDLGLIDADGYLRIVGRDKDLVISGGYNVYPKEVESLIDELPEVVESAVIGVAHPDLGEGVTAVVVVRPGMSLDATQIKEALSDKLARYKQPKQVFVVEELPRNVMGKVQKNELRVRYADIYKS, from the coding sequence ATGAGTAAAACCATTTTCGACATGTTTGAAGCCAGTTGCCAGGCTTGCGCTGACAAGGCACTCTTCGAGCGACCTGGCCAATCATCCATCAGCTATCAGGAGGCGATGGTTCAAGCTCGTCAATTGGCAAGCGTGCTCAAGGATCTGGGTGTAAAGCCTGGCGATCGTGTTGCAGCCCAGGTGGACAAGAGCGTCGAGGCGATTCTGCTGTATCTGGCGTGTCTGCAAACAGGCGGTGTCTTCCTGCCGCTTAATACGGCTTATACCGGCACTGAAATTGATTATTTTCTGAATGATGCCGAACCACGACTGTTTGTCTGCACACTTGCATCCTTTGATGAGCACAGTAAGCGGGCGACAAGCAGCATGGCAGTGGAAAGCCTGGGTTCTGATGCTGATGGTACCTTGATGGCGCTGGCTGCCAAGGCGCAGCCTCTGACTGAGGTTATGGCGCGATCATCCGAGGATGCGGCCGCCATTCTCTATACCTCTGGTACAACCGGACGCTCCAAGGGCGCCATTCTGACGCATGGCAATCTGGCCTCCAACTGTGAATCACTGATTGATGCCTGGCGTTTCGAGTCCACGGATCGTCTCATTCATGCTTTGCCAATTTTCCATACACATGGCTTGTTCGTCGCCTGCAATATGGCACTGGCAACCGGTGCAACGATGATCTTTCTGACACGCTTTGATGTCGATGAACTCATCGATCTGATGGGTAGCTCGACCGTCCTGATGGGGGTTCCGACCTTCTATACGCGGCTTCTGAAGTCCTCTCGTCTGACTCATGAGGCCACCCAGGGGATGCGTCTGTTTACTGCAGGTTCGGCACCTTTGTCAGCAGAAGAACACGCAACCTTTCAAGAACGAACCGGCCACGCCATTCTTGAGCGTTATGGCATGACTGAAACCTGCATGATTACCTCCAACCCTTACGATGGCGAGCGACGTCCCGGCGCGGTCGGCATGCCATTGCCAGGTGTGGAAGTACGCATTGCCGACAGAGAGAGCGGTGCGGCCTTGCCGCAGGGGGAGATTGGTGCGATCGAGGTGCGTGGTCCGAATGTCTTTCTGGGTTACTGGCGCATGCCGGAGAAGACCGCGTCCGAGTTCCGCGATGATCGATTCTTCATCACCGGTGATCTGGGTCTGATCGATGCGGATGGCTATCTGCGTATCGTCGGCCGCGACAAGGATCTGGTGATATCCGGTGGCTACAACGTCTACCCCAAGGAGGTTGAGTCGCTCATCGATGAGTTGCCCGAAGTGGTGGAGTCTGCCGTGATCGGTGTGGCACATCCTGATCTGGGGGAAGGGGTGACAGCCGTTGTTGTTGTTCGCCCGGGTATGTCTCTGGATGCCACGCAGATCAAGGAAGCCCTGAGCGATAAGCTGGCTCGCTACAAACAGCCCAAGCAGGTCTTTGTTGTAGAAGAATTGCCACGCAACGTCATGGGTAAAGTGCAGAAAAACGAGTTGCGTGTGCGTTACGCCGATATCTACAAGAGCTGA
- a CDS encoding malonyl-CoA decarboxylase, producing the protein MARQNISFLHDLLQTIGDRVRPRAVEETSDIAPLLLIKQSCEQLMHRSGEVSRISVAAQALDAYSRLDSEDRVRFFRMLLEDYSVDAEAVRSAFEHWNSEGTESALAALVTVVEPRRQQLLRQLNMAPGGTLQLVRLRADLLQAIRVNRELAPLDADFSHLLASWFNRGFLVMRRIDWDSPASVLEKIVAYEAVHKITGWDDLRRRLDPADRRCYGFFHPATGDEPLIFVEVAICTGIPAAIGPLLESEVDARAIDADTAVFYSISNCQPGLKGVSFGNFLIKQVVADLSKDLPELTTFVTLSPAPGFANWLAAEQSEEAQTLSAFLREGRWQTDTELQQQLAPGVQAWATRYFIEAKNGSGIPVDPVTRFHIGNGALAHRVNWPADFADGALQRGHGVMINYLYELDGIEARHEAFAENGSIACGPDVEQTLQREGIKLP; encoded by the coding sequence ATGGCCCGTCAGAACATCAGCTTTCTGCATGACCTTCTGCAGACCATTGGCGATCGTGTCAGGCCGCGAGCGGTTGAAGAGACCTCTGATATCGCACCGCTGCTACTAATCAAGCAGTCGTGTGAACAGCTCATGCACCGTAGCGGTGAAGTCTCCCGAATTTCTGTGGCTGCACAGGCGCTTGATGCCTATTCCAGGCTGGATTCAGAAGATCGTGTGCGCTTCTTCCGAATGTTGCTGGAGGACTACAGTGTTGATGCCGAGGCTGTTCGTAGTGCTTTCGAGCACTGGAATTCAGAGGGGACAGAATCAGCACTGGCGGCACTGGTCACGGTTGTTGAACCCAGGCGCCAGCAACTGCTCAGACAACTGAACATGGCGCCGGGCGGCACCTTGCAGCTGGTGCGTCTGCGGGCCGATCTGTTACAGGCCATTCGAGTCAATAGAGAGTTGGCACCGCTGGATGCGGATTTCTCGCACTTGCTGGCCTCCTGGTTTAATCGCGGATTTCTGGTCATGCGACGCATCGACTGGGATTCTCCGGCCTCTGTTCTGGAGAAAATCGTTGCCTACGAGGCGGTGCACAAGATCACCGGCTGGGATGATCTGCGGCGTCGGCTGGATCCGGCGGATCGGCGTTGTTATGGCTTCTTTCATCCGGCAACCGGGGATGAGCCACTGATATTCGTGGAAGTCGCTATTTGCACCGGTATCCCCGCGGCGATCGGACCCTTGCTGGAATCAGAGGTGGACGCGCGTGCAATAGATGCCGATACGGCCGTGTTCTATTCAATCAGTAACTGTCAGCCCGGATTGAAAGGTGTCTCGTTTGGTAATTTTCTGATCAAGCAGGTAGTGGCTGATCTGTCGAAAGATCTACCCGAACTGACCACCTTCGTGACGCTGTCACCGGCCCCGGGTTTTGCAAACTGGCTGGCTGCCGAGCAAAGTGAAGAGGCGCAGACCTTAAGTGCCTTTCTGCGAGAAGGGCGCTGGCAGACAGATACCGAGCTACAACAACAGCTGGCACCGGGTGTTCAAGCCTGGGCCACGCGATATTTTATCGAGGCCAAGAATGGATCTGGTATACCGGTTGATCCGGTTACGCGATTTCATATTGGTAACGGTGCGTTGGCTCATAGGGTCAATTGGCCGGCTGATTTTGCCGATGGAGCACTCCAGCGTGGTCATGGGGTGATGATCAATTACCTCTATGAGCTGGATGGTATCGAGGCTCGCCACGAAGCGTTTGCTGAAAACGGCAGTATTGCCTGCGGCCCGGATGTGGAGCAGACCCTGCAGCGTGAAGGTATAAAGCTGCCATGA
- the bktB gene encoding beta-ketothiolase BktB — translation MIKKVYVVSAARTAIGTFSGSLATQAPTSLAAHVSKAAIERAGIAASEVQLAVFGHVINTEARDMYLSRVAAVEAGVPIESPAMNVNRLCGSGAQAIVSGLQSILLGDADIALVGGAECMSRGPHITQNIRHGQKMGDFAFSDMMLGALNDPFGNGHMGITAENIAEQQSLSRQDQDEFAVESHRRAVKAIADGVFKSQIVPVEIKTRKGTITFDTDEHVRADASVEGMGSLRAAFKKDGSVTAGNSSGINDGAAALILMSEEALARSGATPLAEITGYAHAGVEPHLMGLGPVPAVKLLSERTGISIADFDVVESNEAFAAQACAVTQLLGLDPAKVNPNGGAVALGHPVGATGAILTVKAIYELQRSQQTHGLITMCIGGGQGIALSVRRV, via the coding sequence ATGATCAAGAAAGTCTATGTAGTCAGCGCCGCACGCACGGCAATCGGCACCTTCAGTGGCTCACTGGCCACGCAAGCTCCGACCTCTCTGGCTGCACACGTATCAAAAGCTGCCATTGAGCGCGCTGGCATCGCTGCGAGCGAAGTGCAACTGGCGGTTTTCGGCCATGTCATCAATACCGAAGCTCGCGACATGTACCTGAGTCGGGTTGCCGCAGTGGAGGCCGGCGTTCCGATTGAGTCGCCAGCGATGAACGTCAATCGTCTATGCGGCTCCGGAGCTCAGGCGATTGTTTCGGGTTTGCAGTCCATCTTGCTGGGTGATGCAGACATCGCACTGGTGGGTGGTGCCGAGTGCATGAGCCGCGGACCACACATCACGCAGAACATCCGACACGGACAGAAAATGGGTGACTTCGCTTTCAGCGACATGATGCTGGGTGCATTGAACGACCCCTTCGGTAATGGCCATATGGGCATTACCGCCGAGAACATTGCCGAACAGCAGTCCCTCAGCCGACAGGACCAGGATGAATTTGCCGTTGAAAGCCATCGCCGCGCAGTTAAGGCCATTGCCGATGGCGTCTTCAAGTCGCAAATCGTGCCTGTCGAAATCAAGACTCGCAAAGGCACTATCACCTTTGATACGGATGAGCATGTCCGCGCCGATGCCAGTGTCGAGGGCATGGGCTCACTACGTGCAGCATTCAAAAAAGATGGATCGGTTACAGCCGGCAACTCATCCGGGATCAACGATGGCGCTGCGGCACTGATACTGATGTCAGAAGAAGCTCTGGCTCGCAGTGGTGCTACGCCCTTGGCTGAAATAACAGGCTATGCCCATGCAGGCGTCGAACCCCATCTTATGGGCCTTGGACCCGTACCGGCAGTCAAATTGCTGAGCGAGCGCACCGGTATTTCTATCGCTGATTTTGATGTCGTGGAATCCAACGAAGCGTTTGCCGCACAGGCCTGTGCCGTCACCCAATTGTTGGGACTCGACCCTGCCAAGGTCAATCCAAATGGGGGTGCTGTTGCACTTGGTCACCCGGTTGGTGCCACCGGTGCCATTCTGACCGTCAAGGCCATTTACGAATTGCAGCGCAGCCAGCAAACCCATGGTCTGATCACCATGTGCATCGGCGGCGGACAGGGAATTGCCTTGTCTGTGCGTCGAGTGTAG
- a CDS encoding TRAP transporter large permease: MAWHDALFYLLSIVLVLMLIGAPVAFAFIGANIVGAWYFMGGGAGLTQLLNNGFGSLSSFGLVPIPLFLLMGELFFRTGLGMRMFNAIDLLMGKVPGRLSYVTVVGGTAFSTLSGSSMGSTALLGSLLVPEMERRGYKRHMSIGPILGTGGLAIIIPPSAIAVLLATLAKIDIGDVLIGGIIPGLILASLYMVTIWIKTKIDPDAAPAYDVESMPLLQKLKIVAKDIIPMLSIIVMIVIMMLTGFATPSEAAAFGALGVIVLAALFRALSLEAFKLSVTGALKVTLMAYLIVFGSATFSQLLAFSGASSGLIQWAVSFDLPPVLMLMAMVMVLLALGTFMEAISIMMITVPFFFPLAQSLGFDLVWFSIVTLVALEVGFSTPPLGLNLFVMKGVAPAGTTMKEIYLAAIPYIICSILLLVLMVIFPKIVTWLPYLSTG; encoded by the coding sequence ATGGCCTGGCATGACGCATTGTTCTACCTTTTGTCGATTGTTCTGGTACTCATGCTGATCGGTGCGCCGGTTGCCTTTGCGTTTATCGGTGCCAATATAGTCGGTGCCTGGTATTTCATGGGAGGTGGTGCCGGTCTGACCCAGCTGTTGAATAACGGCTTCGGCTCGCTTTCAAGTTTTGGTCTGGTCCCCATTCCACTGTTTCTTCTGATGGGGGAATTGTTCTTTCGCACCGGCCTGGGTATGCGAATGTTCAATGCCATAGATCTGTTGATGGGCAAAGTGCCGGGCAGACTCTCTTATGTGACGGTTGTGGGTGGGACCGCCTTTTCAACACTGAGCGGCTCCTCCATGGGATCGACAGCCTTGTTGGGTTCTCTGTTGGTGCCGGAAATGGAGCGTCGCGGCTACAAGAGGCATATGTCCATCGGTCCTATTCTGGGTACCGGTGGTCTGGCGATCATTATTCCGCCCTCAGCCATTGCTGTTTTATTGGCAACATTGGCCAAAATAGACATCGGTGATGTATTGATTGGCGGCATCATTCCAGGATTGATTCTGGCATCGCTGTACATGGTGACTATCTGGATCAAGACCAAAATCGATCCGGATGCGGCTCCTGCCTATGATGTCGAGAGCATGCCATTGCTGCAAAAACTCAAAATTGTAGCCAAGGACATTATTCCCATGTTGAGCATCATCGTGATGATTGTCATCATGATGCTGACCGGTTTTGCCACACCCTCAGAAGCTGCAGCGTTTGGTGCTTTAGGGGTTATCGTGCTGGCGGCTCTCTTCAGGGCGCTGTCGTTAGAGGCTTTCAAGTTGTCGGTGACAGGGGCTTTGAAGGTTACGCTGATGGCCTATCTCATTGTCTTTGGTTCAGCCACCTTTAGTCAGTTGCTGGCCTTCTCTGGCGCCTCCAGTGGTCTGATCCAATGGGCGGTGAGTTTTGATCTGCCGCCTGTGCTGATGCTGATGGCGATGGTGATGGTACTGCTGGCATTGGGCACTTTCATGGAGGCTATTTCCATCATGATGATCACGGTGCCATTCTTCTTCCCTTTGGCTCAATCCCTGGGGTTTGATCTGGTGTGGTTCTCCATTGTCACTCTGGTCGCACTGGAGGTGGGCTTCTCGACACCACCATTGGGTCTGAACCTGTTCGTCATGAAAGGGGTTGCGCCTGCGGGCACCACCATGAAGGAGATCTACCTGGCAGCGATCCCTTACATCATCTGTTCGATATTACTGCTGGTGTTGATGGTGATCTTTCCGAAGATCGTGACCTGGCTGCCTTATCTGTCAACGGGCTAG
- a CDS encoding TRAP transporter small permease, with amino-acid sequence MSLLMRLYDRLVDGFAVVSGLMLVWLMVAVVASVLIRNMGAQPPAWLFTSTEYSLFYLTLLGAPWLVREKGHVFVEVAISHLPEKALSVLSRIVMVICAAMCLLLAWKGLELAVGNYQDRDFDVRTYFIPMWIFTVTYPISFALMGIEFSRFIFSEDCFHSSKSGEV; translated from the coding sequence ATGTCTCTGTTAATGCGTCTTTATGACAGGCTGGTTGATGGCTTCGCCGTTGTATCGGGGTTGATGCTCGTCTGGTTGATGGTAGCCGTGGTTGCCTCGGTACTGATACGAAATATGGGGGCTCAGCCTCCGGCATGGCTGTTCACTTCAACCGAATACTCCTTGTTTTATCTGACGCTGCTCGGGGCTCCCTGGCTGGTACGGGAGAAAGGCCATGTCTTTGTCGAGGTGGCTATCAGTCATCTGCCTGAAAAGGCCCTGAGCGTTTTGTCGCGAATCGTCATGGTTATCTGTGCAGCCATGTGTCTGTTGCTGGCCTGGAAAGGTCTGGAGCTTGCGGTGGGCAATTATCAGGATCGAGACTTTGATGTCAGAACCTACTTCATTCCGATGTGGATATTCACGGTGACGTACCCGATCAGCTTTGCCTTGATGGGGATTGAATTCAGCCGTTTTATCTTTTCCGAAGATTGTTTCCACAGTAGCAAGAGCGGAGAAGTCTGA
- the dctP gene encoding TRAP transporter substrate-binding protein DctP, with translation MKKHILAVTASVSLLFAAGAMAEEQEIKAVHAFPTSLIYTQSFLSFVDKVNEKGEGVIRIKVLGGPEVIGLPQQPDAARNGVVDMAYTAASFYAGRVPERDVLISSNSNAIHARESGGMDLLNEIHQEKMGVYYLGWFDSGVKYNLYTINEPKLKDDGGLDMSGIRLRSNPVYDAFFTDYLEAQPISLPTTDVYSALERSVVDATGWTQIGMNDLNWDKFLNYRIDPAFYSTDMGVIVNLDSWNKLSTEAQEILQSVAIEHERSSAESFAELSGEQQAELEENGMTPFVLEEGAATRYQEAAQEASLARMRERMEQHPDGLAHYDELVEKFNTPASAD, from the coding sequence ATGAAAAAACATATCCTTGCTGTTACTGCGAGTGTTTCACTACTGTTCGCAGCGGGTGCGATGGCTGAAGAGCAGGAGATCAAAGCCGTTCACGCGTTTCCTACCTCCTTGATCTATACGCAGAGTTTTCTGAGTTTTGTCGATAAGGTCAATGAGAAGGGCGAAGGCGTGATCAGAATCAAGGTTCTGGGTGGGCCTGAAGTTATCGGTTTGCCACAGCAACCCGATGCGGCTCGTAACGGTGTGGTCGATATGGCCTACACCGCAGCAAGCTTCTATGCGGGTCGTGTACCAGAGCGGGATGTGTTGATCTCCTCCAACAGCAACGCTATTCATGCTCGCGAGTCTGGCGGTATGGATCTGTTGAATGAAATTCATCAGGAGAAAATGGGCGTCTATTACCTTGGCTGGTTTGACAGTGGTGTGAAGTACAACCTGTACACCATCAATGAGCCAAAACTTAAAGACGATGGTGGCCTGGACATGTCTGGCATTCGTCTGCGCAGTAATCCGGTGTATGACGCCTTTTTCACCGACTATCTGGAAGCCCAGCCGATCAGCCTGCCCACCACCGATGTCTATTCTGCTCTGGAGCGTAGCGTTGTTGATGCAACCGGCTGGACACAGATTGGCATGAATGATCTCAACTGGGACAAGTTTCTGAACTACCGCATTGACCCCGCGTTCTACTCCACCGATATGGGGGTGATCGTCAACCTGGATAGCTGGAACAAGCTAAGCACTGAGGCTCAGGAGATTCTGCAATCAGTTGCCATTGAGCATGAGCGCAGCAGTGCCGAGTCTTTTGCAGAGCTTTCCGGTGAGCAGCAGGCCGAGTTGGAAGAGAACGGCATGACACCGTTTGTTCTGGAAGAGGGGGCCGCTACGCGCTATCAGGAAGCCGCACAAGAGGCCTCTCTGGCGCGTATGCGTGAGCGTATGGAGCAGCATCCGGACGGTCTGGCTCATTACGACGAGCTGGTCGAGAAGTTCAATACACCTGCTTCTGCAGACTAG
- the leuD gene encoding 3-isopropylmalate dehydratase small subunit, producing MNSLTQLSSLATALPLENIDTDQLIPARFMKESRAQGYGGFLLHDMRYNRDGSPRDFILNHAEAQSSQVLVARRNFGAGSSREAAVYALVDFGFRCVIAPSFGDIFASNAVNNGLLPALVSEQDCEHLLELLSSSAVPLCIDLATQIIKVSEKRIRFDINPTWKLKLLNGWDDIDLTLAEQSNIDSFRERYLKRYPWL from the coding sequence ATGAATTCATTGACTCAGCTAAGCTCATTGGCCACTGCGCTGCCGTTGGAGAACATCGATACCGATCAACTGATACCGGCGCGCTTCATGAAAGAGTCGCGGGCACAGGGCTATGGAGGATTCCTGTTGCATGACATGCGATACAACCGTGATGGATCACCCCGGGATTTCATCCTGAATCATGCCGAAGCCCAGAGCTCGCAAGTTCTCGTGGCTCGCCGGAACTTCGGTGCAGGCTCCTCGCGCGAAGCGGCTGTCTATGCGTTGGTGGACTTTGGTTTTCGTTGCGTCATAGCGCCGAGTTTTGGGGATATCTTTGCCTCTAACGCGGTTAACAATGGACTGCTCCCGGCCTTGGTGTCAGAGCAGGATTGTGAACATTTACTCGAATTGCTGAGCAGCTCAGCGGTGCCGCTCTGTATTGATCTTGCCACCCAGATCATCAAGGTGAGCGAGAAGAGGATTCGGTTCGATATCAACCCGACCTGGAAGTTGAAGCTGCTCAATGGGTGGGATGATATCGATCTTACTCTAGCTGAACAGTCGAACATCGACAGCTTCAGAGAGCGTTATCTGAAGCGATACCCATGGTTGTAA